A genomic window from Prunus persica cultivar Lovell chromosome G2, Prunus_persica_NCBIv2, whole genome shotgun sequence includes:
- the LOC109947116 gene encoding protein ENHANCED DISEASE RESISTANCE 2-like isoform X1 produces MLCLVSRKIEMDAAFFNNVGSEQRSEGDGSEHSSFRSGVGGGMFEYFGWVYHLGLNKLGHEYCHLRFLFIRGKYVEMYKRDPHENPGIRPIRRGAVGPTLMVVELGRRKVQHGGKGGDIYVLRFYNRLDETKKGEIACATAGEAQKWMEAFDQAKQQAEYELARGASARNKLNMEEEIDLEGHRPRVRHYAHGLKRLIKIGQGPETLLRQSSSLGPNSSEGYFQTDFGDAVEAYEWKCVRTVNGVRIFQDVANTESGKGVIVKAVGVIEATADTAFEVILNTARHQRYEWDTLTGDLELIDSYDGYFDVVYGTFDPMYLSRWHSKKDFLFSRQWFRGQDGTYTILQFPAIHKKKPKRSGYHRTKINPSSWEIRNLNASMGSNTPRCLVTQMVEIPSKGWWRWKKNHFSNFEKSVPYALLCQVAGLKDYIGANPALKFKSAASVIKSKVPDGPVSNAEYEAEAVQDEFYDAISAGSSSSDEESESDELDQKDAKVKLKNVAWAISSLALKRASIANANKELDPKAAPITIDTKQFHGSFCKGNDEADTNCWTSPSGVGFMIRGKTYLEDNSKVKGGDPLLKLIAVDWFKVDKSIDRFALHPRCLIQSEAGKKLPFVLIFNLQVPAKPNYSLVLYYAADRPPNPNSLFAKFVDGSDMFRDARLKLIPSIAEGYWMVKRAVGTKACLLGKAVSCKYLRQDNFLEIDVDIGSSSVARSIIGLVLGYVTNIVVDLAILIEAKEEAELPEYILGTVRLNRVKLESAVHLEV; encoded by the exons ATGCTCTGTTTGGTTTCTCGGAAAATTGAA ATGGATGCGGCGTTTTTTAATAACGTGGGGAGTGAACAACGGTCTGAGGGGGATGGGTCGGAGCACAGCTCCTTCAGAAGTGGAGTTGGAGGAGGGATGTTTGAGTATTTTGGGTGGGTGTATCATCTGGGTTTGAATAAGTTAGGGCATGAGTATTGTCACCTCCGGTTTCTCTTCATCCGGGGCAAGTATGTGGAGATGTACAAGCGTGATCCTCACGAGAACCCCGGCATTAGACCCATCCGGCGGGGTGCTGTTGGGCCTACACTGATGGTAGTGGAGCTCGGGCGCCGAAAGGTCCAGCATGGAGGCAAGGGTGGGGATATTTATGTTCTTCGGTTTTACAATCGATTGgatgaaacaaaaaagggagaaattGCTTGTGCTACGGCTGGAGAAGCCCAAAAATGGATGGAGGCATTTGATCAGGCCAAGCAACAGGCTGAGTATGAGCTTGCAAGAGGAGCTAGTGCCAGAAACAAACTGAACATGGAAGAGGAGATTGATCTTGAAGGGCATCGACCTCGAGTTAGGCACTATGCACATGGATTGAAAAGGCTTATAAAAATTGGGCAAGGCCCGGAGACGCTCTTGCGCCAATCCTCAAGCTTGGGCCCAAATAGCTCAGAGGGGTACTTTCAAACGGACTTTGGAGATGCAGTTGAGGCGTATGAGTGGAAATGCGTGAGAACAGTTAATGGTGTTAGAATATTTCAAGATGTTGCTAACACTGAGAGTGGTAAAGGTGTTATCGTCAAGGCTGTTGGTGTTATTGAAGCAACTGCAGATACTGCTTTTGAAGTGATTTTGAACACTGCTCGACATCAGAGATATGAGTGGGATACGCTGACAGGTGACTTAGAGCTGATAGATTCTTATGATGGATACTTTGATGTTGTCTATGGGACATTTGATCCTATGTATCTTTCTCGGTGGCATTCCAAGAaagattttctgttttctagGCAATGGTTCCGAGGACAAGATGGAACGTATACAATCTTGCAATTCCCAGCAATTCATAAGAAGAAGCCTAAGAGGTCTGGATATCATCGTACAAAAATAAATCCATCTAGTTGGGAGATTAGAAATTTGAACGCATCCATGGGTTCAAATACTCCACGATGTCTTGTCACACAAATGGTGGAGATACCTTCTAAGGGCTGGTGgagatggaagaaaaatcaCTTCTCAAACTTTGAAAAGAGTGTACCTTATGCATTGTTGTGCCAAGTGGCAGGTCTGAAGGATTATATTGGAGCAAATCCTGcactcaaattcaaatctgcTGCTTCTGTTATCAAATCAAAAGTACCTGATGGTCCCGTTTCCAATGCTGAATATGAGGCTGAGGCAGTGCAGGATGAGTTTTATGATGCAATTTCAGCGGGCTCTTCATCTTCTGATGAAGAAAGTGAGAGTGATGAGCTTGACCAGAAGGATGCAAAAGTGAAACTGAAGAATGTTGCATGGGCCATCTCAAGCTTAGCTTTGAAGCGAGCTTCAATTGCAAATGCTAATAAAGAACTGGATCCCAAAGCAGCTCCTATCACAATTGACACAAAGCAGTTCCATGGTTCCTTCTGCAAAGGGAATGATGAGGCCGACACAAACTGTTGGACATCTCCAAGTGGTGTGGGATTTATGATCAGAGGAAAGACCTACCTAGAGGACAATTCGAAGGTAAAGGGAGGAGATCCACTTCTCAAGCTCATAGCAGTAGATTGGTTCAAAGTTGATAAAAGCATAGATAGGTTTGCACTGCATCCCAGGTGCCTTATTCAGTCAGAAGCTGGAAAGAAGCTTCCTTTTGTGCTAATCTTTAATCTCCAGGTTCCAGCAAAACCAAACTATAGTTTGGTACTTTACTATGCTGCTGACAGACCTCCCAATCCAAATTCTTTGTTTGCTAAGTTTGTGGATGGCAGTGACATGTTTCGCGATGCAAGATTAAAATTAATTCCAAGTATTGCTGAAGGATATTGGATGGTCAAGCGAGCTGTTGGAACAAAAGCTTGCCTACTGGGGAAAGCTGTATCCTGCAAATATCTCAGACAAGATAATTTTCTAGAAATTGATGTGGATATTGGATCCTCATCCGTGGCGAGGAGTATCATCGGACTTGTTCTTGGATATGTCACGAACATAGTGGTTGACCTTGCAATTTTGATAGAGGCAAAGGAGGAAGCAGAGTTGCCTGAGTATATTCTTGGGACTGTTCGACTCAACCGTGTGAAGCTTGAGTCTGCTGTTCATTTGGAGGTTTGA
- the LOC109947116 gene encoding protein ENHANCED DISEASE RESISTANCE 2-like isoform X2: MDAAFFNNVGSEQRSEGDGSEHSSFRSGVGGGMFEYFGWVYHLGLNKLGHEYCHLRFLFIRGKYVEMYKRDPHENPGIRPIRRGAVGPTLMVVELGRRKVQHGGKGGDIYVLRFYNRLDETKKGEIACATAGEAQKWMEAFDQAKQQAEYELARGASARNKLNMEEEIDLEGHRPRVRHYAHGLKRLIKIGQGPETLLRQSSSLGPNSSEGYFQTDFGDAVEAYEWKCVRTVNGVRIFQDVANTESGKGVIVKAVGVIEATADTAFEVILNTARHQRYEWDTLTGDLELIDSYDGYFDVVYGTFDPMYLSRWHSKKDFLFSRQWFRGQDGTYTILQFPAIHKKKPKRSGYHRTKINPSSWEIRNLNASMGSNTPRCLVTQMVEIPSKGWWRWKKNHFSNFEKSVPYALLCQVAGLKDYIGANPALKFKSAASVIKSKVPDGPVSNAEYEAEAVQDEFYDAISAGSSSSDEESESDELDQKDAKVKLKNVAWAISSLALKRASIANANKELDPKAAPITIDTKQFHGSFCKGNDEADTNCWTSPSGVGFMIRGKTYLEDNSKVKGGDPLLKLIAVDWFKVDKSIDRFALHPRCLIQSEAGKKLPFVLIFNLQVPAKPNYSLVLYYAADRPPNPNSLFAKFVDGSDMFRDARLKLIPSIAEGYWMVKRAVGTKACLLGKAVSCKYLRQDNFLEIDVDIGSSSVARSIIGLVLGYVTNIVVDLAILIEAKEEAELPEYILGTVRLNRVKLESAVHLEV, from the coding sequence ATGGATGCGGCGTTTTTTAATAACGTGGGGAGTGAACAACGGTCTGAGGGGGATGGGTCGGAGCACAGCTCCTTCAGAAGTGGAGTTGGAGGAGGGATGTTTGAGTATTTTGGGTGGGTGTATCATCTGGGTTTGAATAAGTTAGGGCATGAGTATTGTCACCTCCGGTTTCTCTTCATCCGGGGCAAGTATGTGGAGATGTACAAGCGTGATCCTCACGAGAACCCCGGCATTAGACCCATCCGGCGGGGTGCTGTTGGGCCTACACTGATGGTAGTGGAGCTCGGGCGCCGAAAGGTCCAGCATGGAGGCAAGGGTGGGGATATTTATGTTCTTCGGTTTTACAATCGATTGgatgaaacaaaaaagggagaaattGCTTGTGCTACGGCTGGAGAAGCCCAAAAATGGATGGAGGCATTTGATCAGGCCAAGCAACAGGCTGAGTATGAGCTTGCAAGAGGAGCTAGTGCCAGAAACAAACTGAACATGGAAGAGGAGATTGATCTTGAAGGGCATCGACCTCGAGTTAGGCACTATGCACATGGATTGAAAAGGCTTATAAAAATTGGGCAAGGCCCGGAGACGCTCTTGCGCCAATCCTCAAGCTTGGGCCCAAATAGCTCAGAGGGGTACTTTCAAACGGACTTTGGAGATGCAGTTGAGGCGTATGAGTGGAAATGCGTGAGAACAGTTAATGGTGTTAGAATATTTCAAGATGTTGCTAACACTGAGAGTGGTAAAGGTGTTATCGTCAAGGCTGTTGGTGTTATTGAAGCAACTGCAGATACTGCTTTTGAAGTGATTTTGAACACTGCTCGACATCAGAGATATGAGTGGGATACGCTGACAGGTGACTTAGAGCTGATAGATTCTTATGATGGATACTTTGATGTTGTCTATGGGACATTTGATCCTATGTATCTTTCTCGGTGGCATTCCAAGAaagattttctgttttctagGCAATGGTTCCGAGGACAAGATGGAACGTATACAATCTTGCAATTCCCAGCAATTCATAAGAAGAAGCCTAAGAGGTCTGGATATCATCGTACAAAAATAAATCCATCTAGTTGGGAGATTAGAAATTTGAACGCATCCATGGGTTCAAATACTCCACGATGTCTTGTCACACAAATGGTGGAGATACCTTCTAAGGGCTGGTGgagatggaagaaaaatcaCTTCTCAAACTTTGAAAAGAGTGTACCTTATGCATTGTTGTGCCAAGTGGCAGGTCTGAAGGATTATATTGGAGCAAATCCTGcactcaaattcaaatctgcTGCTTCTGTTATCAAATCAAAAGTACCTGATGGTCCCGTTTCCAATGCTGAATATGAGGCTGAGGCAGTGCAGGATGAGTTTTATGATGCAATTTCAGCGGGCTCTTCATCTTCTGATGAAGAAAGTGAGAGTGATGAGCTTGACCAGAAGGATGCAAAAGTGAAACTGAAGAATGTTGCATGGGCCATCTCAAGCTTAGCTTTGAAGCGAGCTTCAATTGCAAATGCTAATAAAGAACTGGATCCCAAAGCAGCTCCTATCACAATTGACACAAAGCAGTTCCATGGTTCCTTCTGCAAAGGGAATGATGAGGCCGACACAAACTGTTGGACATCTCCAAGTGGTGTGGGATTTATGATCAGAGGAAAGACCTACCTAGAGGACAATTCGAAGGTAAAGGGAGGAGATCCACTTCTCAAGCTCATAGCAGTAGATTGGTTCAAAGTTGATAAAAGCATAGATAGGTTTGCACTGCATCCCAGGTGCCTTATTCAGTCAGAAGCTGGAAAGAAGCTTCCTTTTGTGCTAATCTTTAATCTCCAGGTTCCAGCAAAACCAAACTATAGTTTGGTACTTTACTATGCTGCTGACAGACCTCCCAATCCAAATTCTTTGTTTGCTAAGTTTGTGGATGGCAGTGACATGTTTCGCGATGCAAGATTAAAATTAATTCCAAGTATTGCTGAAGGATATTGGATGGTCAAGCGAGCTGTTGGAACAAAAGCTTGCCTACTGGGGAAAGCTGTATCCTGCAAATATCTCAGACAAGATAATTTTCTAGAAATTGATGTGGATATTGGATCCTCATCCGTGGCGAGGAGTATCATCGGACTTGTTCTTGGATATGTCACGAACATAGTGGTTGACCTTGCAATTTTGATAGAGGCAAAGGAGGAAGCAGAGTTGCCTGAGTATATTCTTGGGACTGTTCGACTCAACCGTGTGAAGCTTGAGTCTGCTGTTCATTTGGAGGTTTGA